A DNA window from Ostrea edulis chromosome 5, xbOstEdul1.1, whole genome shotgun sequence contains the following coding sequences:
- the LOC130054934 gene encoding E3 SUMO-protein ligase ZBED1-like, whose product MAAKQDFVKLVIPTGAKSAVWDSFGLPVYEKNGVRTTDKSKVICKVCDIQLKYNGNTTNMMKHLSRHHPSAMLSPTCGGTKSTNIKKENDTDLPRASSSGQLLLTDLKKHTKYSSDSTRAKALNRKVGVFIAKDLRPLSIVDNKHFREFVTELDPRYSLPTRKHFSDKIIPQLYCETKEKVLNDIKKADSIALTTDSWTSRMCQSYVTITVHFMLSDWDMQSYVLQTRHLDVSHTGVNIGQVLREAVREWGLPTETDIPLVTDNASNMDIAAKTADLQPHIGCFAHTVNLACQRGLKVPALGRLLGRIRKVVCFFHRSSTATAVLKAKQGQLSLTVHKLVQDVQTRWNSSFDMIQRYLEQEPAIHAALSSPEVKKPIKDIVTLSSNDISDAEQIMKVLEPLKTVTNIMCAEHTPTVSLIYPMKAVILENMSESVHDSNLVRDVKQAIRNDLIKRYSEEDTAEFLLMCAALDPRFMGLPRLEPDKRDEIYSNIESIVDMSSGSTDGDLCPPPAKKSAIEQLLGDVYIVSVSAAKTIEERVKSELETYKAKASIPLSSCPLLWWRTSEESFPLLAKLAKRVLGIPSTSVASERVFSTAGDIITATRSALNPDNVDRLIFLKRNL is encoded by the exons ATGGCGGCGAAGCAGGACTTCGTCAAATTAGTAATACCAACTGGCGCTAAATCTGCGGTTTGGGATTCATTCGGGCTACccgtttatgagaaaaatgGGGTTCGAACCACAGATAAATCAAAGGTAATCTGTAAAGTTTGTGATATTCAACTGAAATACAATGGGAATACGACGAACATGATGAAGCATCTTAGCAGACATCACCCGTCTGCTATGTTGTCTCCAACATGCGGCGGAACAAAGTCAACCAACATAAAAAAAGAGAATGACACTGATTTGCCACGAGCATCATCATCGGGACAATTACTTTTGACAGACCTGAAGAAACACACAAAATATTCCTCGGATTCGACCCGGGCTAAGGCATTAAACAGAAAAGTTGGGGTGTTTATTGCCAAGGATTTGAGGCCCCTGTCAATTGTCGACAATAAGCATTTCCGAGAGTTTGTCACGGAATTAGACCCAAGGTATTCTTTACCTACCAGAAAGCacttttctgataaaataatTCCTCAGCTGTATTGTGAAACGAAGGAAAAAGTgttaaatgatattaaaaaagcTGACTCTATTGCATTAACTACCGATTCGTGGACTTCTAGAATGTGTCAAAGTTATGTGACCATTACTGTACATTTCATGCTTTCTGATTGGGACATGCAATCATATGTGCTACAGACAAGACACTTAGATGTTTCTCATACTGGAGTAAACATAGGTCAGGTTCTCCGAGAAGCTGTCAGAGAGTGGGGATTACCCACAGAAACTGATATACCACTGGTAACAGACAATGCCTCAAACATGGACATAGCGGCTAAAACAGCAGATTTGCAACCTCACATTGGATGCTTTGCTCACACAGTCAATTTGGCTTGCCAGAGGGGTCTGAAAGTCCCTGCACTTGGTCGTCTGCTTGGCAGGATTCGCAAGGTAGTATGCTTCTTTCATCGTTCATCAACAGCAACTGCTGTTCTTAAAGCAAAACAAGGACAATTGAGTTTAACTGTGCACAAATTAGTACAAGATGTTCAGACAAGGTGGAACAGCAGCTTTGATATGATCCAGAGATACCTAGAACAGGAACCAGCAATTCATGCTGCACTCTCTTCTCCAGAAGTGAAAAAACCCATCAAAGACATAGTAACTTTGTCTTCTAATGACATCTCTGATGCAGAACAGATCATGAAAGTTTTGGAACCCCTTAAAACTGTGACCAACATAATGTGTGCTGAACATACACCCACAGTGTCTCTGATATACCCAATGAAAGCTGTCATTCTGGAGAATATGTCAGAAAGTGTACATGACTCAAATCTTGTTAGGGATGTAAAGCAGGCTATCAGAAATGACCTCATCAAACGCTACAGTGAGGAAGATACAGCTGAGTTTTTACTGATGTGTGCCGCTTTGGATCCACGATTTATGGGTCTTCCAAGGCTAGAGCCAGACAAACGAGATGAGATTTATAGTAACATCGAAA GCATTGTAGATATGTCATCAGGATCAACAGATGGTGATCTCTGCCCTCCTCCTGCCAAAAAATCTGCTATTGAGCAACTGTTAggagatgtgtatattgtgtcTGTCTCAGCTGCAAAAACAATTGAAGAAAGAGTGAAATCTGAACTTGAAACCTACAAAGCCAAAGCATCTATTCCCCTCAGTTCATGCCCTCTCTTATGGTGGCGCACCAGTGAAGAGAGTTTCCCATTATTGGCTAAATTAGCAAAGAGAGTGCTGGGTATTCCATCAACCAGTGTGGCAAGTGAGAGGGTGTTCAGCACTGCTGGTGACATCATAACTGCAACAAGAAGTGCTCTCAATCCTGACAATGTTGATCGCCTCATTTTTCTCAAAAGAAACCTTTAA